The sequence below is a genomic window from Cicer arietinum cultivar CDC Frontier isolate Library 1 chromosome 6, Cicar.CDCFrontier_v2.0, whole genome shotgun sequence.
ATCATATCATCTCTTCTCTTCAATTGTTGTCGAAGTTTCTGTATGACTTCCCGCTTACTGAAAATATCAGAACCAGATTCTGACACACATGGTGAATCTGAACAGTTTGAAAGATGGAATGGCTTTGAAGGCAATTCAAGACGATCAGGGGAGCAAGACCAGACAACACCATTTTCTTTGCTAAACTCGGCAGGAGGAACAGTCACCAAAGGGAGGGCCCCGTTGAATTCACTAAGCATCTGTCCATTTTGTGGGCACTTTAGTTCCATAGAACCTCCAGTTCCTGTCCATCATCACATGCATAATCTAAGTCAGATGCAACACATACCGAGAAAAAGTTTAATCATTCAAGGACTGGATGCCCTGTTCAGCAAAATGACTCCGTGATGAAAGGATGTTAGGTAATTTTACATCACAGAGAATGTGGAACCAGAactactattaacatgatttttaaCTGTAAATATAATTACCAATTAATTGCAAATAACTGGTGTACAAAGAAAGTAGACAAGCTTTAATCAGAATTCAGAAGCCAATCTCATACATATTCAAGAATAAGTAAATTCAGGTTAGCCTAAAATGTCTGCGTTATTCCTATATCTGCCGATACTAATTAAAATGTTCTATATCTCCACAACTGCAATTAAAATACAAGGTCAAATACCAATATCATAGACCTGTTGTGCTAAAGATCTGATTTGGAATTCTCATTCACTGGATTAGAACATTTTGTTGCAACACTTCCCACCCTACCTTATGAGTACAGATAAATAAGTTGCATCTGCACACCAATTCTGACATCTACAACTTTATGCAGAACTTCTGTAAATATTAGCACACGTAACAATGATATTCGATTGAAGTGCTAATGATTTAGAACTGGAACCCGAgatagataataaataatatgagaATGAAACAAAACTTGAGATAGACGATAAATAATAAAGAGATGTTTCATGAACATCATAACACGTTGTTGGAATAAGGTCCACTGCAATAACAACCAAGGCTTATCACACAATATAGAGTCGGCTACATTGACCAAACAACGCCATATCATTCTGTCATATAGCATATCTTTTTCCAGCTCATTAATCTCCAGATATTTCCTAATAGTTGTCAAAGTTTTCCTCGCCTATAGCAATTTGACTACCCTCCACTAACACTAAAAAATGTAGACTAAGATATAGAAAACAGTGATGAACTCAACAAGtcttagaaaatgaaaaaaaacataacaccCAATCCAACATAATTCAAAATTCAAGAACAAACTTTCTGAATGGAAAAATACAAATTCTAGAtggtgaaaaataaattaaaaggaaaatacTGCAACTGgtcatcaaaatttaaaactcagaaatataaaaaacatttttaaagaaCAAATTAGACCTGAATTGCAACTGAAGCAGCCATGATTATCTTGCGTTTGGGAATATCTATTAGGCTGCATAAAGCAATCTGGAGGTTTCCTTATGTTGGAGGATTTTCCATTTCCTGAAGTTAGAAACAAAATTCAGAATCCACACTATAGACAAAGGACACATCGGTGCCCTTCAAATTACCATTTGAGTATGAGTATCACATAGATTTCCCTTTTaggtaaataaaattaaacaaaataaagacaAAAGACACAGAACAGAAAAGGTGGAAAGTCCTCCCTATGCTATAAGCAAAAGTAACCATATGCACACTAATTAAGAATCTTACTACCTCTGTCTCTTTTTATAAGCATTCATTATatatttcacatatattaagaaaagtcGATAGTGtaattaatgtatatattttgtgtATGACTATTACTAAATTACCCTTTGTGTATAAATGTATTCAATGTGATTTTTCATCTTCCAAGACAAATTGATACAATTAATAGGGATGGTAGTTGCATTATAACCACATGACATGttattttgcttatatttgagTCCATAGAGATTAGTTATGTACCTTTAAGAATAGTAGTTGCATTATGCTTCGGCTTTGAGTCAAGTGCTTGTTTCAACTTGTAACCAAGACGAATAGACAATGTACTCAACAAAGCACCAGCAGCAATAATAAGCCAATTAGGCCCTTCAACACGAGTATGATTTGCTTTATGAACTCTAGAACCATTGGTTTGTGGTTTCATTTTAAGagccaaaatcaaccaaaacaaaaaatgttcaGGGTTGTCCAGGAACTACCTACACAATCAGATACCAAATTTTCATTATCACTATCACAATGTGACACACATGAAAAATATACAGGTAATGTCTAAAACACGGTAAATTCTGAAAATTTAATTACTGTATTGCAATTTGATATACTCaccaaataaaaacaaaattaacctTTTGATATTTATGATGAATAATACTACTCTGGTCACTATTATAACCGAACTTCTTTACTTTTTGAGCAAAATGAATTtcttaacaaccataaaatctaGTTTATTTTGCTTATAACAGTGACCTAAGGGAATATCTAATATTGCTCGTttgaaacataaataaaaattgttccATTCATTCCCTACTCAGTGTCTCCCCTGTATAATCTATCAATCAATTGAACTTCAAAAGAAAAACTGTTCAATTAGATTTTATGAGTTTTGGGGTAAACATTAAAACAATAGATGCATTGGCACTTGACAGTTCGAACATTCTAAAATACATGAATAAATaagaaacaaaaaacataagAAACACATATTTCCCTTAAACCCTTTATCATCATCTCTTGCTTTCATTTCCAGCCGTAGATTAAAAAACCGTCATCGAGGAAGAGGCAATCGAAAAACGTAGCACCAAAAAGCATTTTCATGTTAAAATTACTAAtactaaacaaaaataataaaaaaggaagaagaaatgAGAAGGAAACAAAAAGttggaaagaaagaaagaaatggaAAAGTACCTGGGGGAACGGCGTTAGTTTAGGAATAGAGGGTGGGGAAAGGGTGGTGGAGAGTGGTGGTGGAGGGAGGCATGGTGAGTGAGTGGAAGGCGGGTGAGTGAGTGGAGAAAATGGGGGAAAACGGAAAAGGGTTTTTTATGATGTGCGGCTAACGAACTGAGTGAAGGGGACACGGTAAGTGTGTTGTGTGGAACAATCTATATTCTGAGTGTGAGAGAAAGGGTGGGTTTCGCAATAAAGAAATATTTGACTGgtaaaaaagaggaaaaagaaaaaagaacatAAAATTCTGATGATACAATAAAATGTAGTAAAGACGCTTAAAACAAGTTATGAGTGAAAAAGACCCAATTTTTTATGGTCGGAAAAAttggtatatatatttttagtcggtaaaaaaaaataaaaacacttaaTTACAATTTGGactcatctatttttattaatttatataattgatctacttgttttaaaatttaataattttaatcattctcttacatttttaaattgaaaaataataagttgGCATATGTCACTTATAAATgctctttaattatttatatatcattaattaaattataaaaataaataacttcataaattgaaattaaaatttttagatgattttattgcaatttcatgGATAATTATTTCATATCATTGTACCATATGTCACATCAATTAGACCTTgacacattattattttttagtttgaaaaataGAGGGACTGAAACGCaccatttcaaaaaaaaaagttaattaataataataataataaataataaataaaaccaacCCTTGACTCTTACTCTCTTTTTATCCACTCTCGCTCTCTTTTTATCCACACTTACTCTCTTTTTATCTCACTCCCTCCTTGTTCTCCTCTTTCTTCTCTCTGGGCAAACACCACCCCTCctccatttttttcttcttctttctttctcatTGCTTCTTCTCATCTACAACACATAAACCTTCAACCCTTAAAAGGAATTTAACATCCCAAAGAGCATAACTTCTCATACTCCTACAAATACTCTTGGTTAGAATTTTTGAagtcttaaaaatatttttgatactcagatttgttAGTTGAGGTCTTGCCGGCTACTGTGGGAGTTGTTGGAGAACCAACTTAGTCGATTCTCCATACTTGCGAGTAGATGACTATCATTGtcctatatttttattatgctataattattattttactcgttttctatattaaagtgtttatttaaaaatgtgaggaacacaacattttaatttttctccattttatcctttgtttattttcatagtctttgatatataatatgttaatagtttgatttatttatgattataaagTATTTAACTATTGAATTATTATACGGCTGAATATATTTTCCATGAGTTACGATGAAATgagatattttgtttaaatatgtGTTTTGGAAATCGTTGTTTTAATTATGAAATCGTTAACGGCGGTAGATGCACTTAGTTACATCgttttgattagggagagttatCCATTAGATGGTGTCGCCCCTATGAGAGATGTCATCCGTAAGAGGAGAGTGCTATCAacgtaagctccctaattgatgtTGATGCGTTGCGAGATTGAGAGGAGAGAGCTATCCGTTATATGGAGCAACCCCTAAGGGAAATGCGGCCCTTAAGAGGAAAGGGCTGTCAATGAGATGAAGTCGCctcttcttctcaaaaatttatatttttacttgtttgatttcctATGTTTTTCTTGTTACTCATTGCGATTTCACTTTTCTATAAattggatttttaatatttctacaTGAACGATTAAATTACAAGTTTAACGAGTTTATCGTGCGTATACTTTATTTGAGAgataatcatatttttgacgGTATTGTTTAATATAATTGCCACAAGATTGTAAAATAATCATCCGTGCCCGTTTTTGTGTTTTCCTTCTAGTTGATGGTGATTGTTGTCTCCTCaataagtctttgtgacttaccccttcgtgttgtttattttattttcagatTCACAAGCAGTTGAGTAGCAAGTTATTTAGATTCAAGTCTCGgtcataatttttttggtaggcctctttgatcggTGACCTTTTTTATAAAGTTTGTTGAGTCGTGATGtaatttgcagctattttgAGTCTAGAAAGTATTTTGGGAAATGTATTAAACAATTAGATTATGCTCTTTGGATTATGAGTAAATTGAAAGTTAAATagggattttataaatttgggaacGTTGAAGTTACATAGggtactctgtcgaaatttcgagaaaaattatatatatatttttttaaaatgattatcgAGAACTATTTacttgtttaattgttaagttagttggtAGGTTTGCCAAGCTATGTGTATAGCTTGTGCGCCGATCACAATGTTTAGTTTTTGGGTCGTGACAAAGTTGGTATCAGGGCTCAGTTGTAGGTCCTAATAGCTGCAAATATAGGGTGATAATAGATTTTTGTCAGTAAATTGTGTACTCAGGAACAACTTACTTGCAAGGGCTACTAGCACTCTATAAGAGTCtcatctattttttaaatatttgtttaaattcaTCATCAATATCTTTCCACATTTTCTTGTCGTCTTGTTTAATTTTTGATTGATgttgtttgattagatgagaaTGCCACCCTAGACTAGGAATCCTACTATAAGGGAAATTTTTGTTAAGTCAATTGCCCAAGCCCAAGGTGCTCGTCAACGAGGTCGTGTTTTAGTTCATGCTTGAAATCAGCATAGAGCTAATGTTGGCGGACGTGGCTTGAATGCCGATGTTGAGGTACCTAGGAGGAGGCAGATAAATCTAGCCATGGAAGAGTTTGATGATGGTTTACATGGATTAAAATAGGTTGTGCAACAACTTGTTGGGGTTGTCGTCGGACAACAACATGAGGGTGATCAAAGACATGAAAATTCCAATGGTCAACAAGAGGTTAGACAAGTTGAGCTTTAGAAGATGGTTGCAACGAGGGGGATTGATGTTACTTTACCAGACTTCATGAAGCTTAAATCCCCTACTTTTTCTGGGTCTAGCACAACTGAGGACCTACTGTCACGACCCAAAAGTTTAATGTCGTgaccggcgcacaagctatactcctagcctggcaagcctatcaattaacttaacaattaaacaactaaatcgcTCTTTAAccgtttaaaaatatatatatatatatgatttttctcgaaatttcgacagagtatcctctataacttcaacattcccaaattttgtaaaatcccTGTTCAACTTTCAATCtagtcataattcaaataacataatccaATTGTTTAATACTCttctaaaaaaactaaatagactttctagactccaaaatagctgcaattacatagactcaacaaatgtaacaaaaatggtcctcgatcaaagaggcctaccaaaaaaaaaagtttgttgagacttgaatcaaataatagattccTACTCAGCTGCttgcgaatctgaaaaaaataagcaacataaaggggtaagtcacaaagacttagtgaggagataACAACCACCAccaattagaagggaaacacaaaaggcacgaataactgtttaatcgcttgacagaaatattaaaaatccagtgaataacgaaacgaaatcaaaatgaacaaccttaaaatcattataaaaatcaaacaagtaacaatacaaatttttagaaccaagaggcggctttatctcattgatagccctttcctcATAAGGGTGGCATTTCccttaggggcggctccatctaacggatggccctctcctctcaatcccgcAACGCATCGTCACATATCAATTAGGGAGTTTACATCgcgttgatagccctctcctcctacggatgacatttctcataggggcggctccatctaacgggtaactctccctaatcaacacgaggtaactaggtgcacctaacgcagttaacgatttaataacaataacaccGATTTTCCAAAACGcgcatttaaaatcatttcatcgtaattcgTGAAAAGCATATTCAATCGCATAACAAATCaagatttaaatactttaaatcatacgtaaatcaaattaataacatattatataaNNNNNNNNNNNNNNNNNNNNNNNNNNNNNNNNNNNNNNNNNNNNNNNNNNNNNNNNNNNNNNNNNNNNNNNNNNNNNNNNNNNNNNNNNNNNNNNNNNNNNNNNNNNNNNNNNNNNNNNNNNNNNNNNNNNNNNNNNNNNNNNNNNNNNNNNNNNNNNNNNNNNNNNNNNNNNNNNNNNNNNNNNNNNNNNNNNNNNNNNNNNNNNNNNNNNNNNNNNNNNNNNNNNNNNNNNNNNNNNNNNNNNNNNNNNNNNNNNNNNNNNNNNNNNNNNNNNNNNNNNNNNNNNNNNNNNNNNNNNNNNNNNNNNNNNNNNNNNNNNNNNNNNNNNNNNNNNNNNNNNNNNNNNNNNNNNNNNNNNNNNNNNNNNNNNNNNNNNNNNNNNNNNNNNNNNNNNNNNNNNNNNNNNNNNNNNNNNNNNNNNNNNNNNNNNNNNNNNNNNNNNNNNNNNNNNNNNNNNNNNNNNNNNNNNNNNNNNNNNNNNNNNNNNNNNNNNNcagttaacgatttaataacaataacaccGATTTTCCAAAACGcgcatttaaaatcatttcatcgtaattcgTGAAAAGCATATTCAATCGCATAACAAATCaagatttaaatactttaaatcatacgtaaatcaaattaataacatattatataacaacgaccgttaaattaaataattaacgaaatcgagataaaattcaaaggttgtgtttcccacatttttcaataaatactttaatatagaaaacaagtaaaataataataatagcagtataaaaatatatgacgatgatcgtcgtcaactcacagttatggagaatcgtctaagtttgctctccaacaactctcagagtagccgACAAGGTCTCAGTcgacaaatctgagtatcaaaaatatttccaagactttagagaaatttattctaaagtttaactACCTCTAGGAAACCATCAACATCATTTAAGTATactctaagcacaaaataatatttttactcaaatctacatttttctatgaattcatactaggattagagttgtacatttacctcaatgagtctcaataaaccactctcaagagatgggtacccttttccttccttagaacacaaaccctaacccCAAAAATCCCAaccaaaagaatttgtaggagtttgagaaattaaGCTTGTGGGAATGTTAAATCTCTTTTAAGGATTGATGGTTTGAGTAATAGAATGAGAAGAAGCAATGTGAAgggaaggaaaagaaagaaagaagaaaacaacaaaaaaatggaGGAGGGGGAGGGTGAATGCTTCCTGCCGagaggaagagagagagaggaaatgggaaaaaatgaatttgaaaaagaatGATATGAGGTGGCAagggtttttgtttttatttaattattattattattattattattattattattattattattattataatatatatatatatttttttacatggGCGTAACAATCTCCTCCCCTTAAAAAAATTCGTCCTcgaatttatttaataaatgccACTAACCTTGAGTATCAACATAAGTGTGGGTACTTTGCACGGATGACTTCTTCGGGTTCCCAAGTAGTTTCTTCACCTGATGGACCACACCAAAGAACTTTTACTGAAACGACATCCTTTGAGCATAAACGTCTCACTTGGCGATCTAATATAACTACTGGATGTTCAACGTACGATAGGCTCTCATCTAACTGTACGTCTTCATGATTAATGACATGAGAAGGGTCGTGAAGATACTTCCGAAGCATCGAAATATGAAAAACTGGATGAACTCCCGAGAGATCCGGTGGAAGTGCCAAGCGATACGCTACTGGTCCGACTCTCTCTAAAACTTCAAATGGTCCAATGAACCTTGGGCTTAGTTTCCCCTTTTTACCAAACCGCAACACTCCTTTCATTGGTGAAACTCGTAAGAATACATGTTCTCCCACTGAAAACTCTAAGGGACGACGCCTCTTATCAGAATAAGATTTTTGCCTACTTTGAGCTGTCACTAAGCGATCCCGAatcaatttaactttttcaatggCATCTTGAATCAATTCTGGACCGACTAATTTAGCTTCACGAACTTCAAACCACCCTATCGGAGACCTACAACGTCTTCCGTACAAAGCCTCGAACGGAGCCATTTGAATACTAGATTGATAAGTATTATTGTATGCAAATTCCATCAAGGGCAAATGTTGATCCCAACTACCCCCAAGATCCAGAACACAAGCACGGAGCATATCTTCCAATATTTGTATAGTCCTTTCAGATTGACCATCTATTTGAGGATGAAAAGCAGTGCTAAGCTTCAAACGAGTCCCTAATGAAGTTTGGAACGACTTCCAAAATTGAGCAGTAAATTGAGCCCACAGTCAGAAATAATAGACACCGGTACACCATGCAAAGAGacaattttatctaaataaagttTAGCATATTGAGATGCAGTATAAGTAGTCTTCACAGGCAAAAAGTGTGCAGATTTGGTCAACCGATCTATAATCACCCACACCGAGTCATAACCCTTTTGGGTTCATGGTAATCCTATGACAAAATCCATAGNNNNNNNNNNNNNNNNNNNNNNNNNNNNNNNNNNNNNNNNNNNNNNNNNNNNNNNNNNNNNNNNNNNNNNNNNNNNNNNNNNNNNNNNNNNNNNNNNNNNNNNNNNNNNNNNNNNNNNNNNNNNNNNNNNNNNNNNNNNNNNNNNNNNNNNNNNNNNNNNNNNNNNNNNNNNNNNNNNNNNNNNNNNNNNNNNNNNNNNNNNNNNNNNNNNNNNNNNNNNNNNNNNNNNNNNNNNNNNNNNNNNNNNNNNNNNNNNNNNNNNNNNNNNNNNNNNNNNNNNNNNNNNNNNNNNNNNNNNNNNNNNNNNNNNNNNNNNNNNNNNNNNNNNNNNNNNNNNNNNNNNNNNNNNNNNNNNNNNNNNNNNNNNNNNNNNNNNNNNNNNNNNNNNNNNNNNNNNNNNNNNNNNNNNNNNNNNNNNNNNNNNNNNNNNNNNNNNNNNNNNNNNNNNNNNNNNNNNNNNNNNNNNNNNNNNNNNNNNNNNNNNNNNNNNNNNNNNNNNNNNNNNNNNNNNNNNNNNNNNNNNNNNNNNNNNNNNNNNNNNNNNNNNNNNNNNNNNNNNNNNNNNNNNNNNNNNNNNNNNNNNNNNNNNNNNNNNNNNNNNNNNNNNNNNNNNNNNNNNNNNNNNNNNNNNNNNNNNNNNNNNNNNNNNNNNNNNNNNNNNNNNNNNNNNNNNNNNNNNNNNNNNNNNNNNNNNNNNNNNNNNNNNNNNNNNNNNNNNNNNNNNNNNNNNNNNNNNNNNNNNNNNNNNNNNNNNNNNNNNNNNNNNNNNNNNNNNNNNNNNNNNNNNNNNNNNNNNNNNNNNNNNNNNNNNNNNNNNNNNNNNNNNNNNNNNNNNNNNNNNNNNNNNNNNNNNNNNNNNNNNNNNNNNNNNNNNNNNNNNNNNNNNNNNNNNNNNNNNNNNNNNNNNNNNNNNNNNNNNNNNNNNNNNNNNNNNNNNNNNNNNNNNGCAgccatttccaaatcatgtgtgggATAGTTCACTTCATGCCTCTTGAGTTGTCTAGATGCATAGGCAATAACTTTACCTTGTTACATAAGTACACAACCGAGACCAACTctagaagcatcacaataaactgcaTAACTTTCACCACCTATAGGTAATGCCAAAATAGGTGCTGACGTCAAGTACtccttcaatttttgaaagCTTTCCGCACATGCATTAGTCCATCGGAACTTAACTTTCTTCTGGGTCAACCTAGTCAATGAAGATGCAACCTTTGAGAAATCCTTCACAAAATGTCGATAATAGCCAGCTAAGCCAAGAAAACTCTGAATCTCCTTCACTGTGGTAGGTCTGGGCCAATTATGGACTGCTTCCACCTTACTTGGATCTACGCTTATTCCATTCTTAGACACAACATGTCCTAAAAATGCCACACTATCCAGCCAAAACtgacattttgagaatttggcatataattgtttatctctTAAGGTTTGCAAAACCAACATTAAATGTCGCTCGTGTTCTTCTTTACTCTTGGAATAAACAAGGATGTCATCAATAAACACAATCACAAATTGATccaagaatggtttaaaaacgCGATTCATCAAATCCATGAAAGCTGCTGGGGCATTAGTAAGCCCGAAAGACATAACCAGgaattcataatgtccataacgcgTGCGGAAAGCTGTCTTTGTTATGTCATCCCTCTTAATCTTCAACAGGTGATACCCCGATCGCAAATCAATCATAGAGAAACATTGAGCTCCTTGAAGTTGGTCAAACAACTCATCAATGCGGGGTAACGGATATTTATTCTTCACAGTTACTTTATTCAACTGTCGGTAGTCTACACATAGCCGCATGGATCCATAtttcttctttacaaataaGACGGGTGTTCCCCAAGGAGAAGAACTTGGACGAATAAAACCCTTATCAAGAAGATCTTGAAGTTGTTCCCTTAACTCTTTAAGTTCTGCTGGTGCCATACGATAAGGAGGTATGGGTATAGGATGAGTGTTTGGAACTAAGTCTATAGAGAATTTAATCTCCCTATCAGGTGGTAATCCAGGAAGTTCTTCAGGAAAAACATATGGAAATTCACGTGCTATTGGAATTTTTTCCAATTCCTCTTCAGCCACTTGTGTATCCCTTACCACGGCTAAGTACGCTTGACAACCTCTTCTCATTAACTTGCTAGCTGCCAAGGCTGAGATTTGGTTATGTGGTACCCAACCACGTCCTCCTTGAAATGAGAAGACTGATTGTCCTGGTATCTCAAATTTCACCACTTTGTTATGACAATCCAAAGTGGCATGATGCAAAGCCAACCAATCCATACCCAAAATCACATCGAAATCTATCAAGTCAATAAACTACTAAACTACCGGCAACACCTTGTCATCA
It includes:
- the LOC101496354 gene encoding uncharacterized protein — its product is MKPQTNGSRVHKANHTRVEGPNWLIIAAGALLSTLSIRLGYKLKQALDSKPKHNATTILKGNGKSSNIRKPPDCFMQPNRYSQTQDNHGCFSCNSGTGGSMELKCPQNGQMLSEFNGALPLVTVPPAEFSKENGVVWSCSPDRLELPSKPFHLSNCSDSPCVSESGSDIFSKREVIQKLRQQLKRRDDMILEMQDQMAELQNSLNDQLGLSSHLQLQLEATNRDLFDSEREIQRLRKAIADHCVGYVPHDKSSTGTAWSAETRNGHPNGDINLDLPEKTRDEEERIEMLKRQVGELKEAIEGKEYLLQSYKEQKAELSLKNKELQQRLDSQLPNIL